The following proteins come from a genomic window of Streptomyces liliiviolaceus:
- a CDS encoding amino-acid N-acetyltransferase — MPAEQPEVSTNALTVRRARTSDVPAVRGLLDSYVRGRILLDKATVTLYEDIQEFWVAERGTGPSSEVVGCGALHVMWEDLAEVRTLAVNPVMKGAGVGHQLLGKLLETARWLGVRRVFCLTFEVDFFAKHGFVEIGETPVDTDVYAELLRSYDEGVAEFLGLERVKPNTLGNSRMLLHL, encoded by the coding sequence ATGCCAGCAGAGCAGCCCGAAGTCAGCACTAATGCCCTCACTGTCCGCCGGGCCAGGACCAGCGATGTCCCGGCGGTTCGCGGTCTCCTCGACTCGTACGTCCGCGGGCGCATCCTGCTCGACAAAGCGACGGTCACGCTTTACGAGGACATCCAGGAGTTCTGGGTCGCGGAACGCGGTACCGGTCCGAGTTCGGAGGTCGTGGGCTGCGGCGCTCTCCACGTCATGTGGGAAGACCTCGCGGAAGTGCGCACTCTCGCCGTGAACCCCGTGATGAAGGGTGCCGGCGTGGGCCATCAGTTGCTGGGGAAGTTGCTGGAGACGGCCCGCTGGCTCGGTGTTCGCCGCGTATTCTGCCTGACCTTCGAAGTCGACTTCTTCGCGAAGCACGGCTTCGTCGAGATCGGTGAGACGCCTGTTGACACCGATGTCTACGCCGAGCTCTTGCGTTCCTATGACGAGGGCGTGGCCGAGTTCCTGGGGCTCGAACGAGTGAAACCGAACACCTTGGGCAACAGCCGGATGCTTCTGCATCTGTGA
- a CDS encoding histone-like nucleoid-structuring protein Lsr2, with protein MAQKVQVLLVDDLDGGEADETVTFALDGKTYEIDLTTANADKLRGLLEPYVKGGRRTGGRASGGRGKARAASGGSQDTAQIRAWAKENGYEVNDRGRVPASIREAYEKANG; from the coding sequence GTGGCACAGAAGGTTCAGGTCCTTCTTGTCGATGACCTCGACGGCGGCGAGGCGGACGAGACCGTGACGTTCGCGTTGGACGGCAAGACGTACGAGATCGATCTCACGACTGCCAATGCGGACAAGCTCCGTGGACTTCTTGAGCCGTACGTCAAGGGCGGCCGTCGTACCGGAGGCCGTGCTTCGGGGGGCCGCGGAAAGGCGCGCGCCGCTTCGGGCGGCAGCCAGGACACCGCGCAGATCCGTGCCTGGGCGAAGGAGAACGGTTACGAGGTCAATGACCGTGGCCGCGTTCCGGCGTCCATTCGCGAGGCCTACGAGAAGGCCAACGGCTGA
- a CDS encoding SCO3374 family protein, translating into MVSTVPFPRRPSDAVRPDDTVRHWYENELGWATVPGTPVYLPTGLRFDVLEVPAEAGYAALRHLGPGSPVAVRADRMRVFVAAGSAEELPGLLDWLEWGSLTLDLGATGSGGRVEAPLPPGLARGADRGRVTGSQGAAVWLRPPEPGCEVESSLPTLSALGGGGGGAPDLVRLVETMASECHRIRLRHGCAQPLAFS; encoded by the coding sequence ATGGTCTCCACGGTCCCCTTTCCCCGTCGCCCGTCCGACGCGGTCCGTCCGGACGACACGGTCCGGCACTGGTACGAGAACGAACTGGGGTGGGCGACGGTGCCCGGCACCCCGGTCTACCTGCCGACGGGGCTGCGCTTCGACGTCCTGGAGGTGCCCGCGGAGGCGGGGTATGCGGCGCTGCGGCATCTGGGGCCGGGTTCTCCGGTGGCCGTACGGGCGGACCGGATGCGGGTGTTCGTCGCCGCGGGGAGCGCGGAGGAGCTGCCGGGACTCCTCGACTGGCTGGAGTGGGGCTCGCTCACGCTGGACCTCGGGGCGACCGGCTCGGGCGGGCGCGTGGAAGCGCCACTGCCGCCGGGTCTCGCCCGCGGGGCGGATCGGGGCCGGGTCACCGGCTCGCAGGGGGCCGCCGTGTGGCTGCGGCCCCCTGAGCCCGGCTGCGAGGTGGAGTCGTCGCTGCCGACGCTGTCGGCACTTGGCGGGGGCGGTGGGGGCGCCCCCGATCTCGTACGACTCGTGGAGACGATGGCCTCGGAGTGCCATCGCATCCGGCTGCGCCATGGCTGTGCTCAGCCGTTGGCCTTCTCGTAG
- a CDS encoding ATP-dependent Clp protease ATP-binding subunit — protein MFERFTDRARRVVVLAQEEARMLNHNYIGTEHILLGLIHEGEGVAAKALESLGISLEAVRQQVEEIIGQGQQAPSGHIPFTPRAKKVLELSLREALQLGHNYIGTEHILLGLIREGEGVAAQVLVKLGADLNRVRQQVIQLLSGYQGKETAGASGGPAEGTPSTSLVLDQFGRNLTQAARESKLDPVIGREKEIERVMQVLSRRTKNNPVLIGEPGVGKTAVVEGLAQAIVKGEVPETLKDKHLYTLDLGALVAGSRYRGDFEERLKKVLKEIRTRGDIILFIDELHTLVGAGAAEGAIDAASILKPMLARGELQTIGATTLDEYRKHLEKDAALERRFQPIQVAEPSLPHTIEILKGLRDRYEAHHRVSITDEALVQAATLADRYISDRFLPDKAIDLIDEAGSRMRIRRMTAPPDLREFDEKIAGVRRDKESAIDSQDFEKAASLRDKEKQLLAAKAKREKEWKAGDMDVVAEVDGELIAEVLATATGIPVFKLTEEESSRLLRMEDELHKRVIGQVDAVKALSKAIRRTRAGLKDPKRPGGSFIFAGPSGVGKTELSKALAEFLFGDEDALISLDMSEFSEKHTVSRLFGSPPGYVGYEEGGQLTEKVRRKPFSVVLFDEVEKAHPDIFNSLLQILEDGRLTDSQGRVVDFKNTVIIMTTNLGTRDISKGFNLGFAASGDKKTNYERMKNKVSDELKQHFRPEFLNRVDDVVVFPQLTQDDILTIVDLMIGKVDERLKDRDMGIELSQSAKELLSKKGYDPVLGARPLRRTIQREVEDTLSEKILFGELRPGHIVVVDTEGEGENQTFTFRGEEKSALPDVPPIEQAAGGAGPNLSKEA, from the coding sequence ATGTTCGAGAGGTTCACCGACCGCGCGCGGCGGGTTGTCGTCCTGGCTCAGGAAGAAGCCCGGATGCTCAACCACAACTACATCGGCACCGAGCACATCCTCCTGGGCCTGATCCACGAGGGTGAGGGTGTCGCCGCTAAGGCCCTGGAGAGCCTCGGGATTTCACTTGAGGCGGTCCGTCAGCAGGTGGAGGAGATCATCGGGCAGGGCCAGCAGGCTCCGTCCGGTCACATCCCCTTCACCCCTCGTGCCAAGAAGGTCCTGGAGCTCTCGCTCCGCGAGGCCCTTCAGCTGGGTCACAACTACATCGGCACGGAGCACATCCTGCTCGGCCTGATCCGCGAGGGCGAGGGCGTCGCCGCCCAGGTCCTGGTCAAGCTGGGCGCCGATCTCAACCGGGTGCGGCAGCAGGTCATCCAGCTGCTCTCCGGTTACCAGGGCAAGGAGACCGCCGGCGCCAGTGGCGGTCCTGCCGAGGGCACGCCCTCGACGTCCCTGGTCCTCGACCAGTTCGGCCGGAACCTCACCCAGGCCGCTCGTGAGTCCAAGCTCGACCCGGTCATCGGGCGCGAGAAGGAGATCGAGCGGGTCATGCAGGTGCTGTCCCGCCGTACGAAGAACAACCCGGTGCTCATCGGCGAGCCCGGCGTCGGCAAGACCGCCGTCGTCGAAGGCCTCGCCCAGGCCATCGTCAAGGGCGAGGTGCCCGAGACCCTCAAGGACAAGCACCTCTACACCCTGGACCTCGGCGCGCTGGTCGCCGGCTCCCGCTACCGCGGTGACTTCGAGGAGCGCCTGAAGAAGGTCCTCAAGGAGATCCGCACCCGCGGCGACATCATCCTGTTCATCGACGAGCTGCACACGCTGGTCGGTGCGGGTGCCGCCGAGGGCGCCATCGACGCCGCGAGCATCCTGAAGCCGATGCTGGCCCGTGGTGAGCTGCAGACCATCGGTGCCACGACGCTCGACGAGTACCGCAAGCACCTGGAGAAGGACGCCGCGCTGGAGCGCCGCTTCCAGCCCATCCAGGTCGCGGAGCCGTCGCTGCCGCACACCATCGAGATCCTCAAGGGCCTGCGGGACCGCTACGAGGCGCACCACCGCGTGTCCATCACGGACGAGGCCCTGGTGCAGGCGGCGACGCTCGCCGACCGGTACATCTCGGACCGCTTCCTGCCGGACAAGGCGATCGACCTGATCGACGAGGCCGGTTCCCGGATGCGCATCCGCCGGATGACCGCGCCGCCGGACCTGCGCGAGTTCGACGAGAAGATCGCCGGCGTCCGCCGCGACAAGGAGTCCGCGATCGACTCGCAGGACTTCGAGAAGGCCGCCTCGCTGCGCGACAAGGAGAAGCAGCTCCTGGCCGCCAAGGCCAAGCGCGAGAAGGAGTGGAAGGCCGGCGACATGGACGTCGTCGCGGAGGTCGACGGCGAGCTGATCGCCGAGGTCCTCGCGACCGCCACCGGCATCCCGGTCTTCAAGCTGACCGAGGAGGAGTCCTCGCGTCTGCTGCGCATGGAGGACGAGCTCCACAAGCGGGTCATCGGCCAGGTCGACGCCGTCAAGGCGCTGTCGAAGGCGATCCGTCGTACGCGCGCCGGTCTGAAGGACCCCAAGCGCCCCGGTGGTTCGTTCATCTTCGCCGGCCCGTCCGGTGTCGGTAAGACCGAGCTGTCCAAGGCGCTCGCGGAGTTCCTCTTCGGTGACGAGGACGCGCTGATCTCCCTCGACATGTCGGAGTTCAGCGAGAAGCACACGGTCTCGCGCCTCTTCGGCTCGCCCCCCGGCTACGTGGGGTACGAGGAGGGCGGCCAGCTGACCGAGAAGGTCCGCCGCAAGCCGTTCTCCGTGGTCCTCTTCGACGAGGTCGAGAAGGCCCACCCGGACATCTTCAACTCGCTGCTGCAGATCCTGGAGGACGGTCGGCTGACCGACTCCCAGGGCCGGGTCGTGGACTTCAAGAACACGGTCATCATCATGACGACCAACCTCGGCACCCGGGACATCTCCAAGGGCTTCAACCTGGGCTTCGCGGCCTCGGGCGACAAGAAGACCAACTACGAGCGCATGAAGAACAAGGTCTCGGACGAGCTCAAGCAGCACTTCCGGCCCGAGTTCCTCAACCGCGTCGACGACGTGGTCGTCTTCCCGCAGCTCACCCAGGACGACATCCTCACGATCGTCGACCTGATGATCGGCAAGGTCGACGAGCGCCTCAAGGACCGGGACATGGGCATCGAGCTCTCCCAGTCCGCCAAGGAGCTGCTGTCCAAGAAGGGTTACGACCCGGTGCTGGGCGCGCGTCCGCTGCGTCGCACGATCCAGCGCGAGGTCGAGGACACCCTGTCGGAGAAGATCCTCTTCGGCGAGCTGCGCCCCGGTCACATCGTGGTCGTGGACACCGAGGGCGAGGGTGAGAACCAGACCTTCACCTTCCGCGGCGAGGAGAAGTCCGCACTGCCGGACGTTCCGCCGATCGAGCAGGCGGCCGGTGGGGCAGGCCCCAACCTGAGCAAGGAGGCGTGA
- a CDS encoding HAD family acid phosphatase gives MTGSSLQRLIGVAVAATAATAALMSPAAAATPTAATTTATGAADVDHATWQNDCRAVMAEALPYLKERIAGAAPGEKQAIVFDIDNTTLETDFGFSYPSPANAPVLDVAKYAQDHGVALFFVTARPDIIRSVTDYNLKHVGYQVSGLYVRSFIDLFKDVAAYKTAQRKAVETKGYTIIANIGNSATDLSGGHAEKTYKLPDYDGQLS, from the coding sequence ATGACCGGAAGCAGCCTGCAGCGCCTGATCGGTGTGGCCGTCGCCGCCACGGCCGCCACCGCGGCCCTGATGAGCCCGGCGGCCGCCGCCACCCCGACGGCGGCCACCACCACGGCGACCGGCGCCGCCGACGTCGACCACGCCACCTGGCAGAACGACTGCCGGGCCGTCATGGCCGAGGCGCTGCCGTATCTGAAGGAACGTATCGCCGGTGCGGCTCCGGGCGAGAAGCAGGCCATCGTCTTCGACATCGACAACACCACGCTGGAGACCGACTTCGGCTTCAGCTACCCCTCGCCGGCCAACGCGCCCGTCCTCGACGTGGCGAAGTACGCGCAGGACCACGGCGTCGCCCTGTTCTTCGTCACGGCCCGCCCGGACATCATCAGGTCGGTGACGGACTACAACCTCAAGCACGTCGGCTACCAGGTCTCCGGCCTGTACGTACGCAGCTTCATCGACCTCTTCAAGGACGTGGCCGCCTACAAGACCGCGCAGCGCAAGGCCGTCGAGACCAAGGGCTACACGATCATCGCGAACATCGGCAACAGCGCCACCGACCTGTCGGGCGGGCACGCCGAGAAGACGTACAAGCTGCCGGACTACGACGGTCAGCTGTCCTGA
- a CDS encoding NACHT domain-containing protein, with protein sequence MEPATVGVRLASSVATPLIRKLFVTEGPGAGLVDKPVRISSRVSFRGERRTLSERDVTRLAAELVAQALKDAPERPVPADEEQPVVHALADTLHALGDLTMTDVQAVALGHTGLALHLRHTAGSPDRDLDFDATLFYERLLDTACLHILHFFTQRSTFVARTLVEQTRRQAELIAKVDELIARTPLPGGGDAAFERRFLAYTATKHSQLTIYGIDLVNSPDRWPLDAAYLTLQALRPAPGDEDGGVPGAPGLPLSAEEALAEQDLVLLRGVAGSGKTTLVQWLAVTAARGERGDRVPFVLPLRTLVRRPDGLPAPADFLAAARVPFQGAAPDGWPDRVLAAGRGLLLVDGIDEIPEPDRERTRRWLRDLLDAYPGNQWLVTSRPSAVRENWLAGDGFTELALAPMSRDDVTAFVERWHTAARVDAPDSGHDTERLATYETSLLDAVRTKPDLGRLATNPLMCALICALHRDRRGYLPHGRQELYDAALSMLLARRDQERDMLPHDTVRLTELPQIQLLQRLAYWLIRNGRLEMDRERAERLIADALPALPAVASQGDAPTIYRHLLLRSGLLREPSLGTVEFVHRTFQDYLGAKAAVEDGDFGLLVRNAADYQWADVIRMAVAHARPRERADLLTQLLAAAEQAGPTGGTRVRLLALAGLEHATELDPAVRAAVEEQAATLIPPRTAEEAHELAAVGPLVLELLPGPEGLSEAEARAVVVTASLIGTDAAVPVLARFRTHPSLSVRAQLTWTWYRFDSERYAAEVIAHLPTDDLYFAAHSAGHLRALRSFGGRPRVQVIGDIEAAELTACLGADTTRLLVIRGNSRLPDLTALAPLRRLRRLDISRSARVYDLTPLAGLPLEQLSLDHMPGLEKPEALAPLSASATLRELDTGVPLQGESLDVALPRLPLTSLRFTKNALQFTGLRGLRCMRSLKTLAFGTLAEPLTPEDYEEVAQLPRLEELSIKWGTLPWGESPVLPGIKRLHLRKFTGFEDLSAVPALFPGLTSVAFVLAPEATEVPEHTLRLFPGIHTVTKTYTVL encoded by the coding sequence ATGGAACCGGCAACCGTAGGCGTGCGGCTGGCGTCCAGCGTGGCCACACCGCTCATCAGGAAACTCTTCGTGACGGAGGGGCCGGGTGCGGGTCTGGTCGACAAGCCCGTACGCATCTCCTCCCGCGTCTCCTTCAGGGGTGAGCGGCGCACGCTGAGCGAGCGGGACGTGACCCGGCTCGCCGCCGAACTGGTCGCGCAAGCGCTCAAGGACGCCCCCGAACGGCCGGTTCCCGCCGACGAGGAACAGCCCGTCGTCCACGCTCTCGCCGACACCCTGCACGCCCTCGGCGACCTCACCATGACGGACGTACAGGCCGTGGCGCTGGGGCACACGGGTCTCGCCCTGCACCTGCGCCACACCGCGGGAAGCCCCGACCGGGACCTCGACTTCGACGCGACGCTGTTCTACGAGCGGCTGCTCGACACGGCCTGTCTGCACATCCTGCACTTCTTCACACAGCGCTCGACGTTCGTGGCGAGGACACTCGTCGAGCAGACGCGCAGGCAGGCCGAACTGATCGCGAAGGTGGACGAGTTGATCGCCCGTACGCCGCTGCCCGGCGGGGGCGACGCGGCGTTCGAGCGGCGCTTCCTCGCGTACACGGCGACGAAGCACAGCCAGCTCACCATCTACGGGATCGACCTGGTGAACTCGCCCGACCGGTGGCCCCTGGACGCGGCCTACCTCACCCTCCAGGCCCTGCGCCCCGCCCCGGGCGACGAGGACGGCGGGGTGCCGGGCGCGCCCGGCCTTCCGCTGTCCGCCGAGGAGGCGCTGGCCGAGCAGGACCTGGTGCTGCTGCGGGGCGTGGCCGGGTCGGGCAAGACGACGCTGGTGCAGTGGCTCGCGGTGACGGCCGCACGGGGTGAGCGCGGCGACCGGGTCCCCTTCGTCCTGCCGCTGCGCACGCTCGTCCGCCGCCCCGACGGGCTGCCCGCGCCCGCCGACTTCCTCGCCGCCGCCCGCGTGCCCTTCCAGGGCGCGGCGCCGGACGGCTGGCCCGACCGGGTGCTGGCGGCGGGCCGCGGACTGCTGCTCGTCGACGGCATCGACGAGATCCCGGAACCCGACCGCGAGCGCACCCGCCGCTGGCTGCGGGACCTGCTCGACGCCTACCCGGGCAACCAGTGGCTGGTCACCTCACGCCCCTCGGCCGTACGCGAGAACTGGCTCGCCGGGGACGGCTTCACGGAACTCGCGCTCGCCCCGATGAGCCGCGACGACGTCACGGCGTTCGTCGAGCGCTGGCACACCGCGGCCCGCGTCGACGCCCCGGACTCCGGACACGACACCGAACGCCTCGCCACGTACGAGACCTCGCTCCTCGACGCCGTCCGCACCAAGCCCGATCTCGGCCGGCTCGCCACCAACCCGCTGATGTGCGCCCTGATCTGCGCCCTGCACCGGGACCGGCGCGGCTATCTGCCGCACGGACGCCAGGAGTTGTACGACGCCGCCCTGTCGATGCTTCTCGCGCGCCGCGACCAGGAGCGGGACATGCTCCCGCACGACACCGTCCGGCTCACCGAGCTGCCCCAGATCCAGCTCCTCCAGCGCCTGGCGTACTGGCTGATCCGCAACGGCCGGCTGGAGATGGACCGCGAACGGGCCGAGCGCCTCATCGCGGACGCGCTGCCGGCCCTGCCCGCCGTCGCGAGCCAGGGGGACGCGCCCACGATCTACCGCCACCTCCTGCTGCGCAGCGGGCTGCTCCGCGAACCCTCGCTGGGTACCGTCGAGTTCGTCCACCGCACCTTCCAGGACTACCTCGGCGCGAAGGCCGCGGTGGAGGACGGCGACTTCGGGCTCCTCGTGCGCAACGCCGCCGACTACCAGTGGGCGGACGTGATCCGCATGGCCGTCGCCCACGCCCGGCCCCGGGAACGCGCCGACCTCCTGACCCAGTTGCTGGCCGCCGCGGAACAGGCCGGGCCCACCGGGGGCACCCGCGTCCGGCTGCTCGCCCTGGCCGGCCTGGAGCACGCCACGGAACTCGACCCGGCGGTCCGGGCCGCGGTGGAGGAGCAGGCGGCCACACTCATCCCGCCGCGTACGGCGGAGGAGGCCCACGAGCTGGCCGCGGTGGGGCCGCTCGTACTGGAACTCCTGCCCGGCCCCGAGGGGCTGTCCGAGGCGGAGGCCAGGGCGGTCGTCGTCACCGCGTCCCTGATCGGCACCGACGCGGCCGTCCCGGTGCTGGCCCGCTTCCGCACCCACCCGTCCCTGTCGGTCCGCGCTCAACTCACCTGGACCTGGTACCGCTTCGACTCCGAGCGGTACGCGGCCGAGGTCATAGCCCACCTGCCGACGGACGACCTGTACTTCGCGGCGCACTCGGCGGGGCATCTGCGGGCTCTTCGCTCCTTCGGCGGGCGTCCGCGCGTCCAGGTCATCGGCGACATCGAGGCGGCGGAGCTGACGGCCTGCCTCGGAGCGGACACCACCCGGCTGCTCGTGATCCGGGGCAACAGCCGGCTCCCCGACCTCACCGCCCTCGCCCCGCTGCGCCGGCTGCGGCGCCTGGACATCAGCCGCAGCGCCCGGGTCTACGACCTGACCCCGCTCGCCGGTCTGCCGCTGGAACAACTGTCGCTGGACCACATGCCGGGCCTGGAAAAGCCGGAAGCGCTGGCACCGCTTTCGGCCTCGGCCACTCTGCGCGAACTCGACACGGGCGTACCGCTCCAGGGCGAATCCCTCGATGTCGCGCTCCCGCGGCTTCCGCTGACCTCGCTGCGATTCACCAAGAACGCCCTCCAATTCACCGGACTGCGCGGCCTGCGGTGTATGCGCTCGTTGAAGACGTTGGCTTTCGGGACCCTCGCCGAACCTCTCACTCCCGAGGACTACGAAGAGGTCGCGCAGCTGCCCCGACTTGAGGAATTGAGCATCAAGTGGGGCACTCTTCCATGGGGTGAAAGCCCTGTCCTGCCCGGCATCAAGCGGCTCCATCTCAGGAAATTCACCGGATTCGAAGACCTTTCGGCAGTTCCGGCTCTGTTTCCTGGGCTGACCTCTGTCGCATTCGTCCTCGCTCCGGAAGCGACGGAAGTACCCGAACACACCCTTCGGCTCTTCCCGGGCATCCACACCGTCACCAAGACGTACACCGTCCTGTAG